The sequence AAAAGATATTTTTTATTCTTTTTGCGCTTATATTTTTTCTTGCCATCGCTTATCTGATATATCTAAATGAAACCATACTACCCGAAAAAATAACCGGAGCGCTCGTAGCCGGCTTAGAACAGTCCACAGGCAGGCATGTTACTATAGATTCCGCTAAGATAGATGTATTCAAGGGTCTTGTAATTAAAGATCTTACATTATCCGATGACCGGTCGCAAATATTAGCCGCAAAAGATATAACCTGCCATTTCCTCATAATGCCGATTTTTAAGAAAGAAGTCGTAATTACCTCCATAAAGCTTAATTCACCGCAAGTCGTTGTAGAGCGGCTTGCCGATAGCTCCATTAACATAGTGGAGTTATTCTTTAAAAAACCCTTTGCGTTGATGGGTGGGAAGTTTAACCTGATTATATCGAGGATAGTCGTAGACGGCGGCGACATAACATTTAAAGACAGGACATTTGAAGAGCCGTTTATCAAAAATATAAAGAACGCGAATATAGATATAAAATTTTCTCCCCATAAAGTGAATTTTAATTCAGATTTTGAAATACCTTCGAAAATGGCGATGCTTGTAAAATCTTCCGGTGAATATAATATCCTGAAAAAAGAATTATCGGTGCGTATTGAGGCAAAGGATTTTTATCCGAGGGAGTTTATAAAATATTGCGATGAAAAACGGTTCAAGATCCCGGATGGCAGGATCGATGCGCTCACCGCGTTGGATTACAAGGACAATATTCTTAACGTCGATACCGGTATATCCGGATCGGATATGAAATTCTCCGAAGGCAAGATCGAAGCAAGTTTGAACGCGGTGATAAACGCAAAGATAAAGTATGATCTGATAAGTAAAGAGCTCATATATACCGGCACCGCCGATATTAAAAATCTTGCCTTATACAATCTCGACGTACTGGATAAGATATATGATATAAGGGGCAATGCCTCCTTTAGCGACAAGGTATTCAATTTTGACAATATTACGGCAACCATACTGGGCCTGCCCGTCAAGGCAAGGGCAGGGATAGCGGATGTCCAAAAACCAGTTTTAAGGATCGATATAACTTCCGAGGCAAAGCTGGAGACGCTGGGAGGCATATTAAAAAATAAATTTAATATTGATATGCCGTTAGAAATGAAAGGAAGCGGGACCCTCGATCTTACTCTGCAGTATAAGAACATTACGGACGAACAGACGGCATTAAACGGCTCGCTGACCGTAGATAAAGCGATATTTAAATCAGAATACGGCAAGCTGCCTCTCGAAGACGTAACCGGCAAATTCAGTTTTACACAAAATCAGCTCAATTTTAAAAGCGTCAGGCTTAGTTATGATAATATAAATTATGAGGCATCAGGGACTGTCACAAATTTTCAAAAACCCGGCGTGCAGCTTGATCTAAGCTCAGATTCTCTTTTTGTCAAAACTATTTTTTCTGTTAGCGATAAGACAATAACGCTATCGGAGTTGATTGGGCATTATGACGACTACAGGTTTTCTGTCCAGGGGCTCATCGATACAGCCGACCCTAAAGACCCAAGAGCCGATTTGAACGGCTCGCTTATATTTGAACTTGCCCAGGAGAAAGAGCCATATAAAAGCTTTAAAGATAAATTTAAAGATTTGAGATTATCCGGAGAAATAAGAGCCGATTTTAAGCTAAACGGGAGCCTTAACGACATCGGACGCAGCATGATAGACGCCCAGATCAAGTGCGGCAGATTATCCGTCAACAGTTTTAAGCTGGATAACCTTATTTTGGATATTGCGCAAAGAAACAGCATAGCGAATATAAAGCATATACGAGCCTCGCTTTACGGCGGTGTGTTCGAAGGCAGCGGCCTTGTCGATTTCGCGTCGAAGGACACGCCTTACCAGGTCCTCGGCGATATAAAAGATATCAGGATAGAGGAGCTTAAAAGGGATACCGCGTTCAAAGACGAAGATGTGTCAGGAACCATACAGACACATTTCGGCGTTAAGGGATTTTCCAATGATTTTTCAAGGCTCACCGGCTGGGGAAAATTGAGCATTTCCAAAGGAAAGTTATGGCAGCTTAACCTGCTTCGCGGCATAGGCACGCTTCTGTTTAGAAGCGATTTTGGATCCGTATTATTCGAGGATGGCTCTTGTAATTTTTTTATTAAGGAGAAGAGTTTTTTTATAAACGATCTTGTAATGAAGAGCTCCCTTCTTAATCTGTATGGTGCGGTAAAGATATCTTTTGATAAGTCTGTAGCGGCCTCGTTAAAGGCGGAGTTTACCGATGAGGGGATAGATGCGTCGAGGGCCAGCGATATCGCCGGCGCTATTGAGCGGTATAGCATCATAGAAGTGAAGGGCACATTAGGCGCGCCGCAATATAAGTTAAGACCGGACTTAAGTAACGTGATAGCGGATATTGCGGATACCTATTTTTCACAATGAAAATAGGGTGATAAAGCAAAAGATTTGCAGTATAATCTAATACTGACGAGGGCCTAAAATGAAGAAAGCAAATTCTCTATTTGGCAGTTTTCGGTTAAGGATAACCATCCTATTTATCCTCCTGATGTTTCTTTCCGGCATAGTGAGCAATTTTCTTGTATATGACTACGCATTAAAATCACAGATGAAGCAGTTGCGCGAAAAATTGATGGTAGTAGCGCAGATGATAGCTCTCAACATAGACACAAACTCACTTCTTGAAATCCCCCTTAATGAAAAAGGCGTTAATACCGCGCAATATAAAAAAATAGAGTCCGAGCTTATGGAGATCCGCAGCGTATCTCCGTCGATAGCGTACATATATGTGCTCGCAAAGACCGGGAAAGAATGTGTATTTAAATTCATGATAGATCTTCGACCCGGCAGATACACGTCAGATAATCCTCCCGCGAAACCCGGTGAAGAATATAATTGCTCGCTTGTTCCGGAAATGATGAGGGCTTTTACCGCTCCTTCAGCGGATACTAAATTGGTAAAGGATAAATGGGGAGTATTTTTGTCCGGCTATGCGCCTATAAGGGATGACGCGGGCAATTCGATAGCAATATTGGGCATAGATATGACAGCCGCTGACTTGTATAACATGCAGAAAGAAGTGAACGTCCGCGCGGCGCTTGTGCTTGGTTTGGGTATAATCCTTTCAATTATCGTGGGAATTTTTATATCGGGCACCGTGACAAAGCCGGTAAAAAAATTGATCCAGGGCACGCGTCATATTTCCGCGGGTGAGCTAAGCTATAGGGTCGCCGCCAAGGGCAGTAATGAGATAAGAGAGCTTGCCGAATCTTTCAACCGCATGGCGTCAAAGCTTTCCTTAGCCAGGAAAGAATTGTTGGGTTATTTTTACCGCGTAGTGCAGTCACTGATAAGGCTTCTCGAGGCAAAAGATCCGTCGACAAAGGGCCACTCGGACAGGGTGGCGGAATATGCTGAAAAGATAGCTCGCAAGCTTGATATGGATGAGGACAGAATAGAGCTTTTGAAAGAAGCGGCGCTATTACATGATATCGGCAAAGTGGGCATACAAGATACACTGCTTCATAAAAATACTGCGCTTTCCGATGAAGAGCGCGGAGAATTGCGTAAGCATCCGCTTATTGGGGAAGAGATACTTAGGCCGGTTTCTCCGGATAAGGAGATAGTTAACGCGGTAAAACATCACCATGAGCGCTATGACGGAAGCGGTTATCCGGATAAACTTAAAGGCGACCAGATAAGCATCTTGGCTGCGATAGTGGGCGTCGCGGATTCATATGACGCGATGACGTCACACAGGGCATATATGAAGAATCACAGCAAGGAAGAAGCGATAGAACAATTACGCCGCAATTCAGGGACGCAATTCAATCCGAAAGTCGTAGACGC is a genomic window of Candidatus Omnitrophota bacterium containing:
- a CDS encoding HD domain-containing protein; protein product: MKKANSLFGSFRLRITILFILLMFLSGIVSNFLVYDYALKSQMKQLREKLMVVAQMIALNIDTNSLLEIPLNEKGVNTAQYKKIESELMEIRSVSPSIAYIYVLAKTGKECVFKFMIDLRPGRYTSDNPPAKPGEEYNCSLVPEMMRAFTAPSADTKLVKDKWGVFLSGYAPIRDDAGNSIAILGIDMTAADLYNMQKEVNVRAALVLGLGIILSIIVGIFISGTVTKPVKKLIQGTRHISAGELSYRVAAKGSNEIRELAESFNRMASKLSLARKELLGYFYRVVQSLIRLLEAKDPSTKGHSDRVAEYAEKIARKLDMDEDRIELLKEAALLHDIGKVGIQDTLLHKNTALSDEERGELRKHPLIGEEILRPVSPDKEIVNAVKHHHERYDGSGYPDKLKGDQISILAAIVGVADSYDAMTSHRAYMKNHSKEEAIEQLRRNSGTQFNPKVVDAFIDILEKEK
- a CDS encoding DUF3971 domain-containing protein; this translates as MPIFKKEVVITSIKLNSPQVVVERLADSSINIVELFFKKPFALMGGKFNLIISRIVVDGGDITFKDRTFEEPFIKNIKNANIDIKFSPHKVNFNSDFEIPSKMAMLVKSSGEYNILKKELSVRIEAKDFYPREFIKYCDEKRFKIPDGRIDALTALDYKDNILNVDTGISGSDMKFSEGKIEASLNAVINAKIKYDLISKELIYTGTADIKNLALYNLDVLDKIYDIRGNASFSDKVFNFDNITATILGLPVKARAGIADVQKPVLRIDITSEAKLETLGGILKNKFNIDMPLEMKGSGTLDLTLQYKNITDEQTALNGSLTVDKAIFKSEYGKLPLEDVTGKFSFTQNQLNFKSVRLSYDNINYEASGTVTNFQKPGVQLDLSSDSLFVKTIFSVSDKTITLSELIGHYDDYRFSVQGLIDTADPKDPRADLNGSLIFELAQEKEPYKSFKDKFKDLRLSGEIRADFKLNGSLNDIGRSMIDAQIKCGRLSVNSFKLDNLILDIAQRNSIANIKHIRASLYGGVFEGSGLVDFASKDTPYQVLGDIKDIRIEELKRDTAFKDEDVSGTIQTHFGVKGFSNDFSRLTGWGKLSISKGKLWQLNLLRGIGTLLFRSDFGSVLFEDGSCNFFIKEKSFFINDLVMKSSLLNLYGAVKISFDKSVAASLKAEFTDEGIDASRASDIAGAIERYSIIEVKGTLGAPQYKLRPDLSNVIADIADTYFSQ